The following proteins come from a genomic window of Blastococcus sp. HT6-30:
- a CDS encoding heme-copper oxidase subunit III: MGPVTTAPVASSTFDTSRVHSLTRPNMVSVGTIIWLASELMFFAGLFAMYFTARARAGAELGWPPEPTELNLPYATFFTVILVLSSVTCQFGVFAAENGNVYGLRRWFTITFVMGLVFVLAQANEYRVLVVEHGTTISSSTYGSVFYLTTGFHALHVIGGLIAFVYVLIRSTMGRFTPAQATSAIVVSYYWHFVDVVWVGLFATIYLIR, from the coding sequence ATGGGCCCCGTGACAACGGCCCCCGTGGCGAGCAGCACCTTCGACACCTCTCGGGTGCACTCGCTGACCCGACCGAACATGGTCAGCGTCGGCACGATCATCTGGCTCGCCAGCGAGCTGATGTTCTTCGCCGGCCTGTTCGCCATGTACTTCACCGCGCGAGCCCGGGCTGGCGCCGAGCTGGGCTGGCCGCCCGAGCCGACCGAGCTCAACCTGCCCTACGCCACGTTCTTCACCGTGATCCTGGTGCTCTCGTCGGTGACCTGTCAGTTCGGCGTCTTCGCGGCGGAGAACGGGAACGTCTACGGGCTCCGTCGCTGGTTCACCATCACCTTCGTGATGGGCCTGGTCTTCGTGCTGGCGCAGGCGAACGAGTACCGGGTCCTGGTGGTCGAGCACGGCACGACGATCTCGTCGTCGACGTACGGCTCGGTCTTCTACCTCACGACGGGCTTCCACGCACTGCACGTCATCGGCGGGCTCATCGCCTTCGTCTACGTGCTCATCCGGTCCACCATGGGCCGCTTCACGCCGGCACAGGCGACCTCGGCCATCGTGGTCTCCTACTACTGGCACTTCGTCGACGTCGTGTGGGTCGGGCTCTTCGCCACGATCTACCTGATCCGCTAG
- a CDS encoding Lrp/AsnC ligand binding domain-containing protein: protein MITAIVMIDAATDSIAEVAQAVAELDGVSEVYSVAGEADLIAIVRVREFGQVAEVIAGRINKVPGVVDTDTHIAFRAYSRHDLEAAFSIGFDTVD, encoded by the coding sequence GTGATCACCGCCATCGTGATGATCGACGCCGCCACCGACTCGATCGCCGAGGTCGCGCAGGCCGTCGCCGAGCTCGACGGGGTCAGCGAGGTCTACTCCGTCGCCGGCGAGGCCGACCTGATCGCGATCGTCCGCGTCCGGGAGTTCGGACAGGTGGCCGAGGTCATCGCCGGCCGCATCAACAAGGTGCCGGGCGTGGTCGACACCGACACCCACATCGCGTTCCGCGCCTACTCGCGGCACGACCTGGAGGCGGCGTTCTCCATCGGCTTCGACACCGTCGACTGA
- a CDS encoding Rieske 2Fe-2S domain-containing protein, with protein MTTHDTRPGSSGGADTPGPLHSGPDEDYTPEQLASMSREDLDRLGARYDGVEILHVDPAPEPGSRLERRAVRQVGLAFTLAGVFAFLFLVVYAGSGWFLPDWNWAQAGTTWSALFTPLLGLFMGLSLTMVGVGLVLYTKKLLPHETAVQDKHDGSHFDRVTTGATLVGGYHNSGLPRRKLITRSLGFMGAGVGIMLLAPLGGLIKNPNTGNPLGRTSWAEGVRLVRDDGSPIRPGDQEPGSLEKVFPAVPGGNLQSDAGTMLIRLRPEQVEMDRPREGQADFAYGDYVAYSLICTHAGCPVALYEQETSRLLCPCHQSQFDVTQGAKPVFGPATRSLPQLPITVDDEGFFVARSDYIEAVGPTYWNRERI; from the coding sequence GTGACCACGCACGACACCCGCCCCGGCTCGTCCGGCGGCGCGGACACCCCCGGCCCGCTGCACAGCGGCCCGGACGAGGACTACACCCCCGAGCAGCTCGCCAGCATGAGCCGCGAGGACCTGGACCGCCTCGGCGCCCGGTACGACGGGGTGGAGATCCTCCACGTCGACCCGGCCCCGGAGCCGGGATCACGGCTGGAGCGGCGGGCGGTGCGCCAGGTCGGCCTGGCCTTCACGCTGGCCGGCGTCTTCGCCTTCCTGTTCCTGGTCGTCTACGCCGGCTCCGGCTGGTTCCTCCCCGACTGGAACTGGGCCCAGGCAGGCACCACCTGGAGCGCCCTGTTCACCCCGCTGCTGGGGCTGTTCATGGGTCTGTCGCTGACGATGGTCGGCGTCGGTCTGGTGCTCTACACCAAGAAACTGCTGCCGCACGAGACGGCGGTCCAGGACAAGCACGACGGCTCGCACTTCGACCGCGTCACCACCGGCGCGACCCTGGTGGGCGGCTACCACAACAGCGGCCTCCCCCGGCGCAAGCTGATCACCCGGTCGCTGGGCTTCATGGGCGCCGGCGTCGGCATCATGCTCCTGGCTCCCCTGGGCGGTCTCATCAAGAACCCCAACACGGGCAACCCGCTCGGCCGCACCTCGTGGGCCGAGGGCGTCCGCCTGGTGCGGGACGACGGCAGCCCGATCCGCCCCGGCGACCAGGAGCCCGGCTCGCTGGAGAAGGTCTTCCCGGCCGTGCCCGGTGGCAACCTGCAGTCCGACGCCGGGACGATGCTCATCCGCCTGCGCCCCGAGCAGGTCGAGATGGACCGGCCGCGCGAGGGCCAGGCCGACTTCGCTTACGGCGACTACGTCGCCTACTCGCTGATCTGCACGCACGCCGGCTGCCCGGTGGCGCTCTACGAGCAGGAGACCAGCCGCCTGCTGTGTCCCTGCCACCAGTCGCAGTTCGACGTCACGCAGGGCGCCAAGCCGGTCTTCGGCCCGGCCACCCGATCGCTGCCGCAGCTCCCGATCACTGTCGATGACGAGGGCTTCTTCGTCGCACGCAGTGACTACATTGAAGCCGTCGGCCCCACATACTGGAACCGGGAGCGCATCTGA
- the trpD gene encoding anthranilate phosphoribosyltransferase: MPVSSAVPTWPGLLNRLLAGHDLSAEDTSWAMREVMTGEATSAQVAGFTVALRAKGESPQEVAGLAAEMLAQATPVELPLDCVDIVGTGGDGAHTVNISTMAAVVTAAAGAPVAKHGNRAASSSSGAADVLEALGLVIDLPAQAVARCVREAGIGFFFAPVFHPGMRHAAAPRREMGIGTVFNFLGPLTNPARPVAAAIGCANQRMAPVLAEVLAARGSRALVFRGDDGLDELTTATTSAVWVVRDGTVVADRVDPSMLGIAAPGPDALRGGDARANADVFRRVVDGERGPVRDAVLLNAAAALVAFDEQPSRLHDGLAAGLEQAAAAVDDGRAAALLDRWVAVSRAVAPPRG; encoded by the coding sequence GTGCCGGTGTCGTCCGCCGTGCCGACCTGGCCCGGGCTGCTCAACCGTCTGCTCGCCGGCCACGACCTCTCCGCGGAGGACACCAGCTGGGCGATGCGCGAGGTGATGACCGGCGAGGCGACGTCGGCGCAGGTGGCGGGGTTCACGGTCGCCCTGCGGGCGAAGGGGGAGTCGCCCCAGGAGGTCGCCGGCCTCGCCGCCGAGATGCTCGCCCAGGCCACGCCGGTGGAGCTGCCGCTGGACTGCGTGGACATCGTCGGCACCGGGGGCGACGGCGCGCACACCGTCAACATCTCCACGATGGCCGCGGTGGTCACGGCGGCGGCAGGTGCGCCGGTGGCCAAGCACGGCAACCGTGCGGCGTCGTCCTCGTCGGGTGCCGCCGACGTGCTCGAGGCGCTCGGCCTCGTCATCGACCTCCCGGCTCAGGCGGTGGCCCGGTGCGTCCGCGAGGCCGGCATCGGGTTCTTCTTCGCGCCGGTCTTCCACCCCGGCATGCGGCACGCCGCCGCGCCCCGGCGGGAGATGGGCATCGGCACGGTCTTCAACTTCCTCGGGCCGCTCACCAACCCCGCGCGCCCGGTCGCGGCGGCCATCGGCTGCGCGAACCAGCGCATGGCCCCCGTGCTCGCCGAGGTGCTGGCAGCCCGCGGGAGCCGGGCGCTGGTCTTCCGCGGCGACGACGGGCTCGACGAGCTCACCACCGCCACGACGTCGGCGGTCTGGGTCGTCCGTGACGGCACGGTGGTGGCCGACCGGGTCGATCCGTCGATGCTGGGCATCGCGGCGCCGGGACCGGACGCCCTGCGGGGCGGGGACGCCCGCGCGAACGCCGATGTCTTCCGCCGCGTGGTGGACGGCGAGCGGGGCCCGGTCCGCGACGCCGTGCTGCTCAACGCCGCCGCCGCCCTGGTCGCCTTCGACGAGCAGCCGTCCCGGCTGCACGACGGGCTGGCAGCGGGGCTGGAGCAGGCCGCGGCCGCCGTCGACGACGGCCGGGCGGCGGCGCTGCTGGACCGCTGGGTGGCCGTCAGCCGCGCGGTCGCCCCGCCCCGCGGCTGA
- a CDS encoding cytochrome c, which produces MSTTNPHSDTPLDDAGTPVDRARARRRSKHRRRLANVAGLMASLVLTGALYSVFAPAQAADETTSESAAEAAGRELYERSCISCHGENLEGVPNRGPSLIGVGEASVYFQVHTGRMPLVRQEADAPDKPAVFSDEEIDQLMAYVQANGGGPTLPSGNLRDGELAEGGELFRLNCASCHNFVGEGGALSSGKAAPSLDGATDLEIYTAMLTGPANMPVFGDNQLTPDEKRSIIAYVQTVTDMADPGGAGIGRLGPVAEGLVLWVVGVSALMFGIFWMGSKA; this is translated from the coding sequence GTGTCCACCACGAACCCGCACTCCGACACCCCGCTCGACGACGCCGGCACCCCCGTGGACCGGGCCCGTGCACGGCGTCGCTCCAAGCACCGCCGCCGCCTGGCCAACGTCGCCGGGCTGATGGCCTCGCTGGTCCTGACCGGCGCCCTTTACTCGGTGTTCGCACCGGCGCAGGCCGCCGACGAGACCACCAGCGAGTCCGCGGCCGAGGCGGCCGGGCGCGAGCTCTACGAGCGCAGCTGCATCTCCTGCCACGGCGAGAACCTGGAGGGCGTCCCGAACCGGGGCCCCTCGCTCATCGGCGTCGGCGAGGCGTCGGTCTACTTCCAGGTGCACACCGGCCGCATGCCGCTGGTGCGCCAGGAGGCCGACGCACCCGACAAGCCGGCGGTCTTCTCCGACGAGGAGATCGACCAGCTCATGGCCTACGTGCAGGCGAACGGCGGTGGGCCCACCCTGCCGTCGGGCAACCTGCGCGACGGCGAGCTGGCCGAGGGTGGCGAGCTCTTCCGGCTCAACTGCGCGTCCTGCCACAACTTCGTCGGCGAGGGCGGCGCCCTGTCCTCCGGCAAGGCGGCCCCCAGCCTCGACGGCGCCACCGACCTCGAGATCTACACGGCCATGCTGACCGGCCCGGCGAACATGCCGGTCTTCGGGGACAACCAGCTGACCCCCGACGAGAAGCGCTCGATCATCGCCTACGTCCAGACCGTCACGGACATGGCCGATCCCGGTGGCGCCGGCATCGGCCGCCTGGGGCCGGTCGCGGAAGGCCTGGTCCTGTGGGTGGTCGGCGTCAGCGCACTCATGTTCGGCATCTTCTGGATGGGCAGCAAGGCGTGA